One Buteo buteo chromosome 5, bButBut1.hap1.1, whole genome shotgun sequence DNA window includes the following coding sequences:
- the S100B gene encoding protein S100-B, with the protein MSELEKAMIAIIDAFHQYSGKEGDKHKLKKSELKELINNELTHFLGEIKDQETVDKVMEALDSDGDAECDFQEFVAFIAMVTAACHEFFEHE; encoded by the exons ATGTCTGAGCTGGAGAAGGCCATGATCGCCATCATCGATGCCTTCCACCAGTActcagggaaggagggagacaAGCACAAGCTGAAGAAATCAGAACTGAAGGAGCTCATTAACAACGAGTTGACCCATTTCCTTGGT GAAATCAAAGACCAGGAGACTGTGGACAAAGTCATGGAGGCGCTGGACAGCGATGGGGATGCAGAGTGCGACTTCCAGGAGTTTGTAGCCTTCATTGCCATGGTCACCGCTGCTTGCCATGAGTTCTTTGAGCATGAGTGA
- the ZNF436 gene encoding zinc finger protein 436 — MVPAGPPGGSGRRALALAAEAERPHGCEQCGKAFAQAGALAKHRRVHTGEKPYRCPVCAKAFALSSGLVLHKRTHTGERPHACPLCGKAFISSSHLALHLRSHTGERKYQCPVCGKLFLQSSHLVRHKAIHTGERPFKCDDCGKLFGRASHLVTHRRVHTGERPFKCLQCEKAFTQKAGLVLHVRLHTGERPYTCDKCGKNFRSSAHLVSHQLLESGERNFKCSTCGKAFKQASSLKQHLKTHEAREPHRCSVCSRAFSRSSYLQLHMRTHSGERPYHCLVCNRTYAKISTFEKHCKKHQQDEEGPDARPRPMTTRAKALAEKKKREQKQQHQDDSLEQPHQADPKQQQAERL; from the coding sequence atggtgccggcggggccgccgggcgGGTcgggccgccgggcgctggcgcTCGCCGCCGAGGCGGAGCGGCCCCACGGGTGCGAGCAGTGCGGCAAGGCCTTCGCGCAGGCCGGCGCCCTGGCCAAGCACCGGCGGGTCCACACCGGGGAGAAGCCCTACCGCTGCCCCGTCTGCGCCAAGGCCTTCGCCCTCTCCTCGGGGCTGGTCCTCCACAAGCGCACCCACACCGGGGAGCGGCCCCACGCCTGCCCGCTCTGCGGCAAGGCCTTCATCTCCTCCTCGCACCTCGCCCTCCACCTCCGCTCCCACACGGGCGAGCGCAAGTACCAGTGCCCCGTCTGCGGGAAGCTCTTCCTCCAGTCCTCCCACCTGGTGCGCCACAAGGCCATCCACACTGGCGAGAGGCCCTTCAAGTGCGACGACTGCGGCAAGCTCTTCGGGCGCGCCTCGCACCTCGTGACCCACCGCCGCGTGCACACGGGCGAGAGGCCTTTCAAGTGCCTGCAGTGCGAGAAGGCCTTCACGCAGAAGGCCGGGCTGGTCCTCCACGTCCGCCTGCACACCGGGGAGCGGCCCTACACGTGCGACAAGTGCGGGAAGAACTTCCGCTCCTCCGCCCACCTCGTGTCGCACCAGCTGCTCGAGTCGGGCGAGAGGAACTTCAAGTGCTCCACCTGCGGGAAGGCCTTCAAGCAGGCGTCGTCCCTCAAGCAGCACCTGAAGACCCACGAGGCGCGCGAGCCTCACCGCTGCTCGGTTTGCAGCCGAGCCTTTTCCAGGTCCTCTTACCTCCAGCTTCACATGAGAACACATAGTGGGGAGCGGCCGTACCACTGCTTGGTTTGCAACCGGACATATGCCAAAATTTCCACCTttgaaaaacactgtaaaaagcACCAGCAGGACGAAGAGGGGCCTGATGCTAGACCCAGGCCAATGACCACCAGGGCAAAAGCCctggctgaaaagaaaaagcgggagcagaaacagcagcaccAAGATGACAGCCTCGAGCAACCTCACCAGGCTgacccaaagcagcagcaggcggAAAGGCTGTGA